The Swingsia samuiensis genome contains the following window.
TTTTTGATATTACAGAAGGCCCTCATGTGTATGTTGAGCGTATTGATATTAACGGCAATACCATCACACGTGACAGCGTTATCCGCCGAAACCTTCCAATGTCTGAAGGGGATGCTTACACACCCTCTGACCGTAAATATTCTAAGATGGCCTTAGAGGATTTGGGTTATTTTAGCTCGGTTTCTGTGGATCAAAGCCAAGGTTCTGCGCCTGACCGGGTGAATGTTGCGGCGAATGTTGTTGAAAAACCAACAGGGGAATTCTCCTTGGGTGGTGGTTATTCAACGGACGTGGGTGTTTTAGGAAACGTCGCTGTTAAGCAGCACAACCTTCTGGGTACGGGTATTGATGCTGGTGCATCTGGAACTGTTGCTTATTATGAGAAGCAGGTAGATCTGTCTGTTACGGATCCTTATTTCTTGAACCGTAACGTTGTTGCTGGTGCTGATATTTACTTTAATCAGCAAGGGAATAACGGTTCTACGTCGTATCAGCAGAGCTATAAAGAGACCCAGATTGGTGCTGTTCTGCGTTTAGGTTATGCCTATAACCGTTATCTGTCTCAGTCTTGGAGCTATACACTGGTCGATCGTAAGGTCGGTAATTTGTATAATCCTAATTATAAAACTCAAAATCCAAACGATTATTTTGATTACTTATCCTACGCTCCATCCTTGTATGTTCAGGATAGTGCAGGGTGGTCTGTTCTTTCCCAGTTGAGTACAGCTTTAACGTATGACCGCCGTGACCGGCGTATGAATCCGCATTCTGGTTATATGTTGAAGTTGGCTGGAGATTTTGCCGGGATCGCTACAAAAACACGCTATGGACGTGTTAAGGCGGATGGCGCTTACTATCTGCCGCTCGATAATATTACAGGCAATCATGACTGGACCTTCCAATTTAAAGGTGGGGTTGGTTATATGGGGAACTGGTCTGGCTCCAGCCGAACGAATATTATTGATAACTTTTATCTGGGTGGTGATAACTTGCGTGGGTTCCTACAAGGTGGTGTCGGGCCACGTGCAAGCCATTATTGTGCGAGTGCTGCTGGCGGATGTCCCCCTTATATGCCTAAATACGGGCAAGAGGATTTCTTAGGTGGTAAGTTTATGTATACCGCCTCTGCTCAGATTAATTTCCCGCTTCCAATGGGAGATGATTTGGGAATTTCTGGTCGTTACTTCGTTGATGCGGGCAGCTTGGCAGGTATGCGCGTCAGACGCCGTTATTATAACCAAGCGGCTTATCCGAAGTATGGTGAATCCTACACGCCTGTAACAGGCGATACTCTTACACCTCGTGTATCAACGGGTTTAGGTATCACGTGGAAAAGTCCGTTCGGTATGGTTAATATCGATGGTGCGGTTCCTATTCGTAAAGAGCATGGCGATCGTATTTATCCGGTTCGTTTTGGTTTTGGTCAGCAGTTCTAGGAACTGCTTGCCATTCCAAACGTCAAGTCTTTCATAGATTTTGTGATAGAGGTGGTCATGTCTCGAATTTCGCTAATGCGTGCGGTATCAGCTAGTGCGCTTCTTGTTGCTGTTTCTTTTGGTGGCGCAGCACATGCTCAATCATCAGGGAATGGTGGTTGGTTTGTTCCCAAAGCGCCGCATGCAGAAGCGCCTGCTCCCGTAGCACATTCTGCGCCTCGACATGCTGTGCCAGTTGCTGCCCCTGCTGCGGTGCCACAGGAAGAGGATGATGCTCCTGGTGTCCCGCAAGCGCCGCCAGTGCTGCCTTTGCCACCGATTCCTACGCCTTCACAAATTGCGAAAGAAGCGGCTCCTCCGCCTATCGTCATTGGGGTAATTAATGTTCCTGCTGTTATGCAGATTTCTTCTGCAGCACAGGAAATTCAGCAGGTTCTTGGCGCACGCCGTGATAAGCTTGCTCAAGCGGTTCAAAAA
Protein-coding sequences here:
- the bamA gene encoding outer membrane protein assembly factor BamA gives rise to the protein MRMMLLASVCLFPSILNVAEARGARHHTAGGAASFVPGNIIQTIKVSGNTRIETSTVLSYMVAQPGDTFNQDDLDRSLKTLYATGLFKDVTLRREGSTLLVNLVENPIVNRIVFEGNHALKEEDLLKEISLRPRAVFSAQTVAADRQKILNQYAGKARYDATVTPQIIQLSHNRVDVVFKINEAQQTLIHKIVFVGNHAFSEARLAQVISSKETAWYRFFSSSDEYNPERIKYDAELLRRFYLHNGFVDYHMVDATGELAPDHKSFYVTFTIHEGDRYRMGKMDVRSSLRGVTPKMMRKHIELFKHQWYDGTAIQHNANNMQEWLQSQGHPFAMVRPEIARNPEKHVVDLLFDITEGPHVYVERIDINGNTITRDSVIRRNLPMSEGDAYTPSDRKYSKMALEDLGYFSSVSVDQSQGSAPDRVNVAANVVEKPTGEFSLGGGYSTDVGVLGNVAVKQHNLLGTGIDAGASGTVAYYEKQVDLSVTDPYFLNRNVVAGADIYFNQQGNNGSTSYQQSYKETQIGAVLRLGYAYNRYLSQSWSYTLVDRKVGNLYNPNYKTQNPNDYFDYLSYAPSLYVQDSAGWSVLSQLSTALTYDRRDRRMNPHSGYMLKLAGDFAGIATKTRYGRVKADGAYYLPLDNITGNHDWTFQFKGGVGYMGNWSGSSRTNIIDNFYLGGDNLRGFLQGGVGPRASHYCASAAGGCPPYMPKYGQEDFLGGKFMYTASAQINFPLPMGDDLGISGRYFVDAGSLAGMRVRRRYYNQAAYPKYGESYTPVTGDTLTPRVSTGLGITWKSPFGMVNIDGAVPIRKEHGDRIYPVRFGFGQQF